From Humisphaera borealis, the proteins below share one genomic window:
- a CDS encoding HD domain-containing phosphohydrolase — protein sequence MKVLVADDDDITLELVAAMLRRRGYEVDTVSDGRQALDILASGNHRIVISDWEMPNLSGPQLCEAIRAADFGGYVYTILLTGRNKNGDSVAGLNAGADDFITKPVDPDQLAARIRIAERILSFQTQDVTIFALAKLAESRDPETGAHLERVRSYSRVLAEYLTRTSKHVIEGTANYTQLIYQTSPLHDIGKVGIPDHVLLKPGRLSDEEFEIMKSHTLLGARTLEAALKEHPEASFLRMALDIALTHHERWDGTGYPNGLKGEAIPLCGRVVALADVYDALTSKRVYKGAYSHSVAKAIILKDSGIHFDPAVVDAFVACESSFVRIAEKYRDHDVAAAA from the coding sequence GTGAAAGTTCTGGTAGCAGACGACGACGACATCACGCTCGAACTGGTTGCGGCCATGCTCCGCCGCCGGGGGTACGAGGTGGACACCGTTTCCGACGGTCGTCAGGCCCTGGACATCCTGGCCAGCGGCAACCATCGGATCGTCATCTCCGATTGGGAGATGCCCAACCTCAGCGGCCCGCAGCTTTGCGAGGCCATCCGGGCGGCGGACTTCGGCGGATACGTCTACACGATTCTCCTCACAGGGCGGAACAAGAACGGCGACTCGGTCGCCGGGTTGAATGCCGGTGCCGACGACTTTATCACCAAGCCGGTCGACCCCGACCAACTCGCCGCCCGCATCCGCATTGCCGAGCGTATCTTGTCGTTCCAGACGCAGGATGTGACGATCTTCGCACTCGCGAAGCTCGCCGAATCACGTGACCCGGAAACGGGTGCCCACCTCGAGCGTGTCCGGAGCTACAGCCGGGTGCTTGCGGAATACCTGACGCGGACGTCCAAACATGTGATCGAAGGTACGGCGAACTACACGCAGCTGATCTACCAGACCAGCCCGCTTCATGACATCGGCAAAGTAGGCATTCCCGACCACGTACTGTTGAAGCCGGGTCGCCTCAGCGACGAAGAGTTCGAAATCATGAAATCGCACACCCTCCTGGGTGCGCGCACGCTCGAGGCTGCTCTCAAGGAGCACCCCGAGGCAAGCTTTCTGAGGATGGCGCTCGACATCGCGCTGACGCACCACGAACGGTGGGACGGAACCGGCTACCCGAACGGCCTCAAGGGAGAAGCGATCCCACTGTGCGGCCGGGTCGTCGCGCTGGCCGACGTCTACGACGCGCTGACCAGCAAGCGCGTTTACAAGGGCGCCTATTCGCACAGCGTCGCCAAGGCGATCATTCTCAAGGACTCGGGTATCCATTTCGACCCGGCGGTGGTGGATGCGTTCGTCGCCTGCGAATCCTCCTTCGTCCGAATCGCCGAGAAGTACCGCGACCACGACGTCGCAGCGGCGGCCTGA
- a CDS encoding alpha/beta hydrolase, protein MHMKLAFAGLLLLTSTSAVSMAQSAPAKPLASARPATVPAMPKGVEFQPDVAYLPEGRSEKADLYLPQNRARDVRSPAVLIIHGGGWSGGEKRAAREINIGTTLALHGYVGMSIDYILATNGKVTWPQNLHDCKTAVRWLRKNAEKLQIDPDRIGVIGGSAGGHLAAMVAVTGPGDGLDPAEPYGDLSCKVKCAVDLYGPADLTDRPEIRMFGKKLAEAPELYKNASPVSHLDKNDPPILIMHGTADMTVPLEQSKLFAAALAKAGVEHELVIVEGAPHTFHLQPKQKDLRPIVLGFFDKYLKAGK, encoded by the coding sequence ATGCATATGAAACTCGCTTTTGCAGGCCTCCTATTGCTCACATCGACCTCGGCCGTATCGATGGCACAATCCGCACCGGCCAAACCGCTGGCTTCGGCTCGGCCGGCGACGGTCCCGGCCATGCCTAAGGGCGTCGAGTTTCAGCCCGACGTCGCCTACCTGCCGGAGGGCCGATCGGAAAAGGCCGACCTCTACCTGCCCCAGAACCGGGCTCGCGACGTGCGGTCGCCGGCCGTCCTGATTATTCATGGCGGCGGATGGTCGGGCGGCGAAAAGCGGGCGGCGCGCGAGATCAACATCGGCACCACGCTCGCCCTGCACGGCTACGTCGGCATGAGCATCGATTACATCCTGGCCACCAACGGTAAGGTCACCTGGCCGCAGAACCTGCACGACTGCAAGACTGCCGTGCGCTGGCTGCGCAAGAACGCCGAGAAGCTGCAGATCGACCCCGACCGCATCGGCGTGATCGGCGGATCAGCCGGCGGGCACCTGGCGGCGATGGTCGCCGTCACCGGCCCCGGCGACGGCCTCGACCCCGCCGAGCCGTACGGCGACCTCTCGTGCAAAGTGAAGTGCGCCGTCGATCTCTACGGCCCGGCCGACCTGACCGACCGCCCGGAGATCAGGATGTTCGGCAAGAAGCTCGCCGAGGCGCCAGAGCTCTACAAGAACGCGTCGCCGGTGAGCCACTTGGATAAGAACGATCCGCCCATCCTCATCATGCACGGCACGGCCGACATGACCGTGCCGCTGGAACAGTCCAAGCTCTTCGCCGCCGCACTGGCCAAGGCGGGCGTGGAACATGAGTTGGTCATCGTCGAAGGCGCGCCGCACACGTTTCATCTGCAGCCGAAGCAGAAGGATCTGCGACCGATTGTGCTGGGGTTCTTTGATAAGTATTTGAAGGCGGGGAAGTGA
- a CDS encoding VOC family protein, giving the protein MGTPAKNTICLWYNRDAEEAARFYASVFPDSSVSAVHRAPSDFPSGKKGDVLTVQFTVMGIPCLGLNGGPAFKQTEAFSFQVATADQAETDRYWNAIVNNGGQESECGWCKDKWGLSWQITPVALTKAFTSPDPAVAQRAFQAMMTMKKIDVAAIEAAVRG; this is encoded by the coding sequence ATGGGAACCCCCGCAAAGAACACAATCTGCCTGTGGTACAACCGCGACGCCGAGGAGGCGGCGCGGTTCTACGCCAGCGTCTTTCCCGATTCATCCGTCAGTGCGGTCCACCGCGCCCCCAGCGACTTTCCATCGGGCAAGAAAGGGGACGTATTGACTGTCCAGTTCACCGTGATGGGCATCCCCTGTCTCGGCCTCAATGGTGGGCCCGCGTTCAAGCAAACCGAGGCGTTCTCGTTCCAAGTCGCGACCGCCGACCAGGCCGAAACCGATCGCTATTGGAACGCGATCGTCAACAACGGCGGCCAGGAGAGCGAGTGTGGCTGGTGCAAGGACAAGTGGGGCCTGTCCTGGCAGATCACCCCGGTCGCGCTCACAAAAGCCTTCACCAGCCCCGACCCCGCCGTCGCCCAGCGGGCGTTCCAGGCGATGATGACCATGAAAAAGATCGACGTCGCCGCGATCGAAGCGGCGGTTCGGGGATGA